In Fundulus heteroclitus isolate FHET01 chromosome 8, MU-UCD_Fhet_4.1, whole genome shotgun sequence, a genomic segment contains:
- the LOC118564007 gene encoding guanine nucleotide exchange factor subunit RIC1-like — protein sequence MSIHPSIHPSIHPSIRPSIHPSIHTSIHTSIHMSIHPFIHPSIRPSIRPSMRPSICPSIHPSIHPSIHPSIHPSIRPSVHPSIHPSIHPSIHPSIHPSIHMSIHPSICPSICPSIHPSIHPSIHPSIHPSIHPSIHPSIHPSIHPYIRPSIRPSIHPYVHPSIHTSIHTSIHPSIR from the exons atgtccatccatccatcaatccatccatccatccatccatccatacgtccatccatccatccgtccatccatacGTCCATCCATACGTCCATCcatatgtccatccatccattcatccatccatccatccgtccatccatacGTCCATCCATGCGTCCATCCAtatgtccatccattcatccatccatccatccatccatccatccatccatccatccatccatacgtccgtccgtccatccatccatccatccatccatccatccatccatccatccatccatccatccatccatccatatgtccatccatccatccatatgtcCATCcatatgtccatccatccatccatccatccatccatccatccatcc gtccatccatccatccatccatccatccatccatccatccatccatccatccatccatccatacatacgtCCATCCatacgtccatccatccatccatacgtccatccatccatccatacgtCCATCCatacgtccatccatccatccatac GTTAA
- the LOC105918448 gene encoding uncharacterized protein LOC105918448, whose amino-acid sequence MFGGEGGAYDNVSRSIVIPATGQYFVYMRFMLYPCDMKPNKNPEAFEVELKQSIRGYDKDQILIDIRESDDWHDKNVYVGQLFRLHEGDKLRVFLEAGYKLIRRSSFGAFLT is encoded by the coding sequence ATGTTCGGAGGAGAAGGCGGGGCCTACGACAACGTCAGCCGGTCCATTGTGATCCCTGCCACGGGTCAGTACTTCGTCTACATGAGGTTCATGTTGTACCCATGTGACATGAAGCCCAACAAAAACCCGGAGGCCTTCGAGGTGGAGCTGAAGCAGTCGATCAGAGGCTACGACAAAGATCAGATCCTGATCGACATCCGCGAGTCAGACGACTGGCATGACAAGAACGTCTACGTGGGCCAGCTGTTCAGGCTGCATGAGGGAGACAAGCTGAGAGTGTTTCTGGAAGCGGGCTATAAACTGATCCGCAGATCGTCCTTTGGTGCTTTTTTAACGTAG